The Streptomyces sp. NBC_01264 genome includes the window CGGCTATGTACTGCTCGACCTCGGCCTCAAGGGCGGCGGCGAGCATCCGCCTCGCGCCTTCCCGGACGATCTCGTCGATCAGAGAGGTACCGCTCTCGGTGGTGCCGTCTTCGGTGACTACGCTGAGCACGGGCGTGCCTTCCCAGCCCGCGCGACACCGCGGGCCTACTCGGTGACCTTGAGTCGATCACCCGGGAAGGTACGCCCTCCACATCCCACGAGGCACCCCACCCCGGGCCGATCCACAGGTTCCGAGCATTGCTCATCGTACGGCCGACTACGGCGCCTTCCAGGCCGCGGCCCGCGGCCGGATCGACCTCGCCCGCATCGAGCGGCACTGGGAGGACATCCTGCGGATCATCGGCTCCATCCACACCGGAGCCGTCCGCGCCTACGACGTCATCCGGATGCTCTCCCGCGACGGACGCCCCACGCCGCTGGGCGACGCGATCGCCCACTACGGGCGGATCGCGAAGACCCTGCATATCCTGCGCCTGGCCGACGAGCCCGGCTACAGGCGGCAGATCAAGGTGCAGGCCAACCTCCAGGAAGGCCGCCACGCACTGGCCCGGAAGATCTTCCACGGCCGGGCGGGGCAGCTCTACCAGCGCTACCAGGAAGGTATGGAGGACCAGATCGGCGCCCTGGGCCTGGTCCTGAACGCGCTCGTGCTGTTCAACACCCGCTACATGGACGCCGCCCTCGCCCAGCTCCGCGCCGACGGCTTCGAGGTGCGCGACGAGGACGTCGCCCGGCTCTCCCCGTTCGTGCGCCACCACATCAACGTGCTCGGCCGGTACTCCTTCCAGCTTCCCGACCTGCCTGGCGGAATGCGCCCCCTGCGCGATCCGGACACCGCCGAGGATTGAGTCCCGCGCCGCTCTTGCCGGGCAGTCGGCGAACGTAGCCGACCCGGCGGCAGGCTGACGCCATGGGCAGTGGCGTGTCCGAAGCCTGTCGGGTCAGGTGCTGAGTTCGTGTCCGGTTGTTGAGTCGACGTGCTCTGGGATCTCGTCGTGGCGATCGCCCACGGTCGGTGTCCCGGTGGGCTCGAACATGAGGATTGCGGCGCCGGACGGGGCGTACGGCTTGTGCTCTGTGCCTCGGGGGACGGTGAAGACCGCCCCCTGCGGGAGCAGGACCGTGCGCTCCCCGTCGGGCTCGCGCAGGGAGATGTGCAGCTCGCCGTCGAGTACCAGGAAGAACTCGTCGGTGTCGTCGTGGACGTGCCAGATGTGGTCGCCCTCGACCTTGGCGATGCGGACGTCGTAGTCGTTGACGCGCGTGACGATGCGGGGGCTCCACAGGGCATCGAAGGAAGCCAGAGCCTTGCTGAGGGGGATGGGTTCGCTGCTCATGGGCTCATCCTGAGCCGTTTCGCTTGACCGCCGTGAGTGCTAGGAATTGCACATGGCGAAAGAATCCTCGCACGCAGCTCACGCGGCGGGCGTACACCGGGTCGTCGTGATCGTGGACGAGAACTCGAACCCCTTCGAGCTCGGCTGCGCGACCGAGGTCTTCGGTCTGCGCAGACCGGAGATCGGCCGTGATCTCTACGACTTCAGGCTCTGCTCCCCCGAGCCCCACACTCTGATGCGAGACGGAGGTGCTGTCACCTTGTCGGGGTGAGGGTGGGATGATCTTCGGGTTATCCGTCTGGGGAGGGACCTGTCGTGTCGTCTGGGGTGCCGTCGTACGCGAATCACCGCTATCCGGTGGAGATCATTTCGCACTGTGTGTGGCTGTACTTCCGCTTCCCTCTCTCCTTCCGCGAGGTCGAGGAGATGATGCTCGAGCGCGGGGTGATCGTGTCCTACGAGACCATCCGCCGCTGGTGTCTAAAGTTCGGGCAGGCCTAC containing:
- a CDS encoding cupin domain-containing protein produces the protein MSSEPIPLSKALASFDALWSPRIVTRVNDYDVRIAKVEGDHIWHVHDDTDEFFLVLDGELHISLREPDGERTVLLPQGAVFTVPRGTEHKPYAPSGAAILMFEPTGTPTVGDRHDEIPEHVDSTTGHELST